The following DNA comes from Pirellulales bacterium.
AACCACATCGCGCTATTCCCGGCCTGCAGCTGCAAGTACGCCAAATCAGTCCATTCGTAGGCCATCGAACGGGGCAATTCGCTTTGGGCAATTTCCGCCGCCAAATCGACCGCCTGCCCGGAGCTGGTTCCCGGCGCCGCTTCGCCCGTCACCGCCGCCGCCGAATATAAATTGTACCGCATCACCATCACCGGCCCGCTCGTGTCGCGCACGGTCATTAGCGTCGCCAACCGCACCATTTGCCCTTGATTGTTGCGTACCTGGAGTTGGCGCACGTCGGGTACCTGGTTGCGAAAGGTGGGATCGGCCTGCACATTCACTTGCCACGTGCGCCCAAACTCGTTGAAGTTATTCACGTAATAAGAACCGAAATAAACCTGCAGTGTGTTGAACAAATCGGCCACGGAAATTCCTAGCGCCTCGCATTTGGTGCGATCGATTTCCAAATACAGCCACGGCGTATTCGCTCCGGAGCTGTTAAACAGTCCCTTTAAGCCCGGTGTGCGATTGCCGCGGGAAACAATTTGCTCACTCACTCGCTGCAATGGTCCCAAGCCCAAATTCCCGCGGTCTTCGACAATCATTTTGAAGCCGCCGGTCGTGCCCAAGCCGTCAATCGGCGGCGCGCCAAACGCAGCCACCATCGCTTCGCTCACTTCTTGGTGGCAGCGCTGCTGCAAGTCGGCGGCAATGGCGTCGGCAGTTAAATCGGCCCCGCGCCGCTCGTCGAACGGCTTCAGCATCACGTACATCGAGCCCAAGTTCGGCGCGTTGGCGTTCAAAATCAGCGATTGCCCGGAAATGCCGACCGTGTGAGCCACCCCCGGCGCACGGCCCACGACCTCCTCAATCCGCGCCATCGACGCCTGGGTTCGCTCGACCGAAGCCGAATCGGGCAATTGCACGTTAAGCAACAAGTAGCCTTTGTCCTGTTGCGGCACAAAGCCGGTCGGCGTGCGATTGAACTGCCACCACGTCACCACCAGCAAGCCGCCATACACAGCCAGTGCCAACGCGCTGATTCGCAACAGTGCCCCCACCGTTTTGCCGTACACGGTAATCACGCGATCGAAAAGCACATTAAATGCGCGAAACAGCGAGCCCAGCACTGCGTTGACCGAATCAATAACCCACCAGCCGATCCCCCCGCCCAGTATAGCCCCTGGAATAAATAACGCGGCATCCACGGCCCACGACATGGCGGTCGACAGTCCCTCGCCTTGTTCGGCGTTCAGTCCTAACCGCTGGGCCAGCAATTTGTCCCCCAGCCAAACGCTCAGGCATCCGCCCACAATGCCGAAAAACCACCAGGGCAGCGCCTCTTTTTTATGCTGATGGCCATGCTCGCCTACTTCCGATTTGAAAATCACCGCCGCCCGCGAAGGCGTCATCGTAATCGCGTTCACCGCCGAAATAATGGTCGACACCGCTATCGTCACGGCAAATTGCCGGAAAAATTGCCCTGTCACGCCCCCCAAAAAACAGCACGGCACAAACACGGAACTAAGAACCAGCGTAATCGCCATAATCGGTCCGGTAATTTCGTGCATCGCCTTAATCGTGGCGCTGCGCGCATCCAGCCCGGTGGCGATTTGCCGTTCGATATTTTCCAGCACTACAATCGCATCGTCCACCACAATGCCGATCGCCAACACCAACCCGAACAGCGTCAAGTTGTTCAGCGTGAATCCCATGGCCGCCATAATTGCAAACGTGCCGATCAGCGAAACCGGCACGTCGATCATGGGCAGAATCATCGCCCGCCAGTCCTGCAAGAACAGCAGCACCACGATGGCGACCAGAATCACCGCATCGCGCAGCGTGCGAAACACTTCGTTCACCGATTCACGGATAAACGGCGTGGTGTCGTACACGATGCGATAATCCAACCCGTCCGGAAATCGTGTCTTCAATTCCCGCATTTTTGCGTACACGTTGCCGGAGGTATCCAGCGCGTTGGAGCCCGGCAGTTGATAAATCGACAACGCCACGGAAGGCTGTCCATCCAGCGTGCACGATTGCTCGTATTGCTGCGAACCCAATTCGACGCGCGGCTTTCCGTCGGCCGTTTTGGTCACCACGTCGCGCAAGCGAACAATGCCCGTCGACGGCGCAGCCGCCGGGTTCGATCCGCCAACATTCGCCGCGGCCGTCGATCCGCTGGTTCCACCCGCGCCAGGCTGCCCCGTAGAAGCTGCGCCGGCCGTGGACATGGGTCCGCCGGCATTGGCCGCTTTGATGATAATGTTGGCAAATTGTTCCGGGTCGGTCAGTCGGCCCAGCGTGTTGATGGTCAATTGAAACTGCTGGCCCGCCGGGGCTGGCTGCTGGCCAATTTGTCCGGCCGCCACTTGAATGTTCTGCTGCGCAATCGCGTTGACAACGTCGTTGGCCGTCAAACTGAGCGCGGCCAATTTGTCCGGATCCAGCCAAGCGCGCAGGCTGTAATCGCGCTG
Coding sequences within:
- a CDS encoding efflux RND transporter permease subunit, with amino-acid sequence MIAEFFVDRPIFATVISVVFVLAGGVAVFTLPVAQYPDVTPPTVQVTASYPGANSETVRDTVAAPIEEQISGVEGMMYMSSQSTNDGAYKLTVTFNLGMDSDMAQVLVQNRVSLALPVIPAVVQNEGINVKKMSPNTLMIVNLISPDKRYDDIFLSNYATIYVKDELGRVAGVAGITYLGQRDYSLRAWLDPDKLAALSLTANDVVNAIAQQNIQVAAGQIGQQPAPAGQQFQLTINTLGRLTDPEQFANIIIKAANAGGPMSTAGAASTGQPGAGGTSGSTAAANVGGSNPAAAPSTGIVRLRDVVTKTADGKPRVELGSQQYEQSCTLDGQPSVALSIYQLPGSNALDTSGNVYAKMRELKTRFPDGLDYRIVYDTTPFIRESVNEVFRTLRDAVILVAIVVLLFLQDWRAMILPMIDVPVSLIGTFAIMAAMGFTLNNLTLFGLVLAIGIVVDDAIVVLENIERQIATGLDARSATIKAMHEITGPIMAITLVLSSVFVPCCFLGGVTGQFFRQFAVTIAVSTIISAVNAITMTPSRAAVIFKSEVGEHGHQHKKEALPWWFFGIVGGCLSVWLGDKLLAQRLGLNAEQGEGLSTAMSWAVDAALFIPGAILGGGIGWWVIDSVNAVLGSLFRAFNVLFDRVITVYGKTVGALLRISALALAVYGGLLVVTWWQFNRTPTGFVPQQDKGYLLLNVQLPDSASVERTQASMARIEEVVGRAPGVAHTVGISGQSLILNANAPNLGSMYVMLKPFDERRGADLTADAIAADLQQRCHQEVSEAMVAAFGAPPIDGLGTTGGFKMIVEDRGNLGLGPLQRVSEQIVSRGNRTPGLKGLFNSSGANTPWLYLEIDRTKCEALGISVADLFNTLQVYFGSYYVNNFNEFGRTWQVNVQADPTFRNQVPDVRQLQVRNNQGQMVRLATLMTVRDTSGPVMVMRYNLYSAAAVTGEAAPGTSSGQAVDLAAEIAQSELPRSMAYEWTDLAYLQLQAGNSAMWFFALAVLFVFLVLAAQYESWSLPLAVILVVPMCLLFSVTGIQVGHNDLNIFTQIGFVVLVGLASKNAILIVEFAKVQHESGVPRREAVLEAVRLRLRPILMTSFAFILGVVPLVVASGAGAEMRRTLGIAVFSGMLGVTLFGVFLTPIFFYVIQAWNDRRAKKHVAQAVESLEPHRLKSGGAHS